A window from Eubalaena glacialis isolate mEubGla1 chromosome 1, mEubGla1.1.hap2.+ XY, whole genome shotgun sequence encodes these proteins:
- the NEUROD1 gene encoding neurogenic differentiation factor 1 codes for MTKSYSESGLMGEPQPQGPPSWTDECLSSQDEEHETDKKEDDLEAMNAEEDSLRNGGEEEEEEEDLEEEEEEEEEDDDQKPKRRGPKKKKMTKARLERFKLRRMKANARERNRMHGLNAALDNLRKVVPCYSKTQKLSKIETLRLAKNYIWALSEILRSGKSPDLVSFVQTLCKGLSQPTTNLVAGCLQLNPRTFLPEQNQDMPPHLPTASASFPVHPYAYQSPGLPSPPYGTMDSSHVFHVKPPPHAYSAALEPFFESPLTDCTSPSFDGPLSPPLSINGNFSFKHEPSAEFEKNYAFTMHYPAATLAGAQSHGSIFSGAAAPRCEIPIDNIMSFDSHSHHERVMSAQLNAIFHD; via the coding sequence ATGACCAAATCGTACAGCGAGAGTGGGCTGATGGGAGAGCCTCAGCCGCAGGGTCCTCCGAGCTGGACAGACGAGTGTCTTAGTTCTCAGGACGAGGAGCACGAGACAGACAAAAAGGAGGACGACCTCGAAGCCATGAACGCGGAAGAGGACTCGCTGAGGAacgggggagaggaggaggaagaagaggaggacctggaagaggaggaagaagaggaagaggaggacgaTGATCAAAAGCCTAAGAGACGCGGCCCCAAAAAGAAGAAGATGACCAAGGCGCGCCTGGAGCGGTTTAAGCTGAGACGCATGAAAGCTAACGCCCGGGAGCGGAACCGCATGCATGGGCTGAACGCGGCGCTGGACAACCTGCGCAAGGTAGTGCCCTGCTACTCCAAGACACAGAAGCTGTCCAAAATCGAGACACTGCGCTTGGCCAAAAACTACATCTGGGCTCTGTCGGAGATTCTGCGTTCCGGCAAAAGCCCTGACCTGGTCTCCTTTGTACAGACGCTCTGCAAGGGCTTATCCCAGCCCACCACCAACCTGGTTGCCGGCTGCCTGCAGCTCAATCCTCGGACTTTCCTGCCTGAGCAGAACCAGGACATGCCTCCGCACCTGCCGACTGCCAGCGCTTCTTTCCCTGTGCACCCCTACGCCTACCAGTCTCCGGGGCTGCCCAGCCCGCCCTACGGCACCATGGACAGCTCCCATGTCTTCCACGTCAAGCCGCCGCCGCATGCCTACAGCGCCGCGCTCGAGCCCTTCTTTGAGAGCCCTCTGACTGATTGCACCAGCCCTTCCTTTGACGGACCCCTCAGCCCGCCGCTCAGCATCAATGGCAACTTCTCTTTCAAACACGAACCGTCCGCCGAGTTTGAGAAAAATTATGCCTTTACCATGCACTATCCTGCAGCGACCCTGGCAGGGGCCCAAAGCCACGGATCAATCTTCTCGGGCGCTGCTGCCCCTCGCTGTGAGATCCCTATAGACAATATTATGTCCTTCGATAGCCATTCACATCATGAGCGAGTCATGAGTGCCCAGCTCAATGCCATCTTTCACGATTAG